A single genomic interval of Anopheles marshallii chromosome 2, idAnoMarsDA_429_01, whole genome shotgun sequence harbors:
- the LOC128708486 gene encoding protein C12orf4 homolog, producing MELEPSKIVDFHYEYTNVDDKPAKLVYAIEIPYKGSVAELSHQIVSVRMDPIMKFLRADRNLLQTLESFIERENQTFYDDRDELLLEKFRNGTPDVDTLALDTEKLYREEILEFADRIGPTDEEIFAQSYHQLVHSSLLPEILSKEREYARTISSLATQMTQQITTMNTLHQEEIDSKIKLLDISITPENINHMLAKQYGMQNMIRKQCESELESTRGHQKHEYRNWVTQHVDESFLGHSESPTQIGNRWSMISTQAPSMEESFTIHLGSQLKHMHNIRILSTRVSDLCSPLYGDASFGGPNVALGLYSSSLCGIVVLTPSGKITPDREIRRNANMSTEFHFDQIDRQIEKIQEDLRNLQHGSAVEAGGAQSLAAAAGRRPDRTVVTVKPGDAFITRHSNLSHSHVIFHLISDETFQSPSEINSRHPVILGLRNILKISSRHDITTLTIPGLLRHEMSEDMTVSWCIRRAELVFKCAKGFMIESASWGGAELNTLQLLLPHDISEELFRTLADMVPHVFRVANPKILQ from the exons ATGGAGCTGGAACCGAGTAAGATTGTGGACTTTCACTATGAATACACCAACGTGGACGATAAGCCGGCAAAGCTGGTGTACGCAATCGAAATCCCGTACAAAGGAAGTGTGGCCGAGTTGAGCCACCAGATCGTGTCCGTTCGGATGGATCCAATAATGAAGTTTCTCCGGGCGGATCGGAACCTTCTCCAAACGCTGGAATCATTTATCGAGCGTGAAAATCAAACGTTCTACGATGACCGGGATGAGCTGctgttggaaaagtttcgcAATGGAACACCGGACGTGGACACGTTGGCGCTCGACACGGAGAAACTCTACCGGGAGGAGATACTCGAGTTTGCCGATCGGATTGGACCCACGGATGAGGAAATATTCGCCCAAAGCTACCATCAGCTGGTGCATTCGTCACTGCTGCCAGAAATATTGAGCAAAGAGCGCGAGTATGCACGTACCATTTCCAGTTTGGCCACACAAATGACACAGCAGATAACCACGATGAACACGCTGCATCAGGAGGAGATAGATTCGAAAATTAAACTGCTGGACATATCGATAACGCCGGAAAACATTAATCACATGTTGGCCAAGCAGTACGGCATGCAGAATATGATCCGGAAACAGTGCGAGTCGGAGCTGGAATCAACACGGGGACATCAGAAACACGAGTACCGGAACTGGGTAACGCAACATGTAGATGAAAGCTTTCTGGGCCATTCCGAAAGCCCGACCCAGATCGGTAACCGGTGGTCGATGATTTCCACCCAGGCCCCATCGATGGAGGAAAGCTTCACCATCCATCTGGGGTCACAGCTGAAGCATATGCACAATATACGCATTCTCAGTACGCGCGTGTCGGATCTATGCAGTCCGCTTTACGGTGATGCATCGTTCGGTGGACCAAATGTGGCATTGGGATTGTATTCCAGCTCACTGTGTGGTATCGTAGTGCTGACGCCGTCCGGTAAGATAACGCCCGATCGGGAGATACGACGAAATGCCAACATGTCGACGGAATTTCACTTCGATCAGATCGATCGACAGATTGAAAAGATACAGGAAGATTTGCGGAACCTTCAGCATGGTTCTGCGGTTGAGGCGGGTGGTGCACAAAGCCTAGCGGCTGCTGCTGGACGGCGACCAGATCGTACGGTGGTGACGGTAAAGCCGGGCGATGCATTTATAACGCGCCATTCCAATCTGTCCCACTCGCATGTCATCTTTCATCTCATATCGGATGAAACATTCCAAAGCCCGAGTGAAATAAATTCCCGCCATCCTGTGATATTGGGGTTACGCAATATATTGAAAATTTCCAGCCGGCATGACATCACCACGTTGACCATACCAGGTTTACTGAGGCACGAAATGTCCGAG GATATGACCGTCAGCTGGTGCATAAGGCGTGCGGAGTTGGTGTTTAAATGTGCCAAAGGTTTCATGATCGAATCGGCCAGTTGGGGTGGAGCTGAACTGAACACGTTGCAGCTACTGTTACCACACGACATTTCGGAGGAGTTGTTCCGCACGCTCGCCGACATGGTACCACACGTGTTTCGTGTGGCAAATCCAAAAATTCTCCAATGA
- the LOC128709970 gene encoding aspartate aminotransferase, cytoplasmic, producing MSIFASVELGPPVEVFALNKACIEDPNPNKVNLGVGAYRTNEGKPWILPVVKKAEAAIVADGSLNHEYLPVLGMDNITNAASTLLLGEDNDALKSKRAFGVQCLSGTGALRLGAEFLARILKRTTFYYSDPTWENHHKVFLYAGFTEPKTYRYWHQETRAIDFAGMIEDLGNAPEGAVVILHACAHNPTGIDPTEDQWKQIADVCEKRKLFPFFDSAYQGFASGDPNKDAFAVRYFVSRGFELFCAQSFAKNFGLYNERIGNLTVVQKEATTSAAVASQITLLVRGMYSNPPAFGSRIVSRVLNDKDLRNEWMECIKTMSSRIITMRKALYDELVALKTPGTWEHITNQIGMFSYTGLNESQVQILIKEFSIYLLKTGRISMCGLNESNVAYVARAIHAAVTRE from the exons ATGAGCATTTTCGCTTCGGTCGAATTGGGTCCTCCGGTGGAAGTGTTTGCCCTCAATAAGGCGTGCATTGAAGATCCGAACCCCAACAAGGTTAATCTTGGCGTAGGAG CTTATCGAACGAACGAGGGCAAACCCTGGATACTGCCGGTGGTGAAAAAAGCCGAAGCAGCGATTGTTGCCGACGGGTCGCTAAATCATGAATATTTGCCCGTGCTCGGTATGGACAACATAACGAATGCGGCGAGCACGTTGCTACTGGGCGAGGATAACGATGCACTCAAAAGCAAGCGTGCCTTCGGTGTGCAGTGTCTGTCCGGTACCGGTGCGCTACGTCTTGGGGCCGAATTTCTGGCACGTATTCTTAAGCGCACCACCTTCTACTATTCCGACCCGACGTGGGAAAACCACCACAAGGTGTTTCTGTACGCGGGCTTTACGGAACCGAAAACCTACCGGTACTGGCACCAGGAAACGCGTGCAATTGATTTTGCCGGCATGATTGAGGATCTCGGAAATGCGCCGGAGGGCGCGGTAGTTATACTGCACGCCTGTGCCCACAATCCGACCGGGATCGATCCGACCGAAGACCAGTGGAAGCAGATTGCGGATGTGTGTGAGAAGCGTAAGCTGTTCCCGTTCTTCGATTCCGCCTACCAGGGCTTTGCAAGCGGTGACCCCAACAAGGATGCGTTCGCCGTGCGGTATTTCGTTAGCCGCGGATTTGAACTGTTTTGTGCGCAAAGCTTTGCCAAGAACTTTGGTCTTTACA ACGAGCGAATCGGTAATTTAACGGTGGTTCAAAAGGAGGCCACCACTAGTGCCGCCGTCGCTTCCCAGATTACGTTGCTCGTCCGTGGCATGTACTCGAACCCACCGGCTTTCGGTAGCCGTATCGTGAGTCGCGTACTGAACGATAAGGACCTACGCAACGAGTGGATGGAGTGCATCAAGACGATGAGCTCGCGTATCATCACCATGCGTAAGGCTCTGTACGATGAGCTCGTGGCACTGAAGACGCCGGGCACTTGGGAGCACATTACCAATCAAATTGGAATGTTTTCCTACACCGGCCTCAACG AAAGCCAAGTGCAGATACTAATCAAGGAGTTTAGCATTTATCTGCTGAAAACTGGACGCATCAGCATGTGCGGGCTGAATGAAAGCAATGTTGCATACGTTGCCCGCGCTATCCATGCCGCAGTAACCCGCGAATAG